The following nucleotide sequence is from Kineobactrum salinum.
CAAATCGTGCCCCGTATAGGTCTCCAGGGGCGGGCAAGACGCTTCTCCCAGGCATCCTGGGCGCTGCCATAGACGGCCACTGCAGTAGTTTTTCACCGCTAGAAGAGAAGCAACCGCGTATCCACGGGCTTGTGCGCGCAGTCAAAAATTCACTCTGCCCTCGATGCCCACCGCGCGCGGCTGGGCCCGCCAGCCGATGTCGTAGGGCAGTCCAGAGAATTCCATCGAATTGTAATCCGCGTAGTATTCCTCGTCGGTGATATTCCTGCCCCACAGGGTGACGGACCATCCCGAGCTTTCGATACCAACGCGGGCACTGATCAGATCCAGCGGATCCTGGACGTCGAGGTTATCCACCTGCCAGTGCTTGTCGCCGCGATGCTCGTAGTCCATCCGCGCCATGCCGGTCAGGCCGTTGCCCAGGGGCGTGCGGTACTGGAAGCCGGCGTTGAAAGTCCATTCCGTGGTCTTTGGCGTATGATTGCCCTCATTGCCGGGAAACACAGAGATCTGCTTGATTTCGCTGTCGGCAGTGCCCAGACCCGCGAATACCTGCAGTCCCTCGGTCAAAACGGCCTGCATTTCCAGCTCGACACCGAAGATATCGACCTCGTCGATGTTGCTGATAATCTGGGATGCCGTGGCGCCCTCGACGAAGAAGAATTGAAAATCGTCCACATCGGTGTAGAACGCGGCGCCGTTGACGATCAGACGGTTGTTCAGCCAGGCTGTCTTGAAACCGATCTCGTAGTTGTCCAGGTACTCGTCCTTGAACACGGGCATCCCCACTGTCGGCGCGTTGAAGCCGCCGGAGCGAAAGCCGGTGGAGTAGGTAGCGTAGGCCAGCTTTGCGGGCGCGAGCTGCCAGTTGAGGGTGACCTTGGGTTGCCAGGCATCGAAGTCCTCCTCGCGTTCCGCACCGGTGCTGACGTCGGTCTGTTCACGCTCGTCCCTGTCGTAGCGCAGCGCGCCGGACAGTGTCAGTTGCTGGTTGATATCGTAGCTCACCTCGCCGAAGACAGCGTAGGCGAAGTTGTCGTTGTCTTCGCTCAGTGTGATCAGGCGCAGCGCGGTAGTGTCAATCTGGTCGAGCGTGCCATTCAGGTCGATGAATGCCCGGGTCAGGAGCGTCCGCTCTTTCTGGATGCCGTAGACACCCAGGATATAGCGCAGGCGGTTTTCATCGGGGGATGTCAAGCGCAGCTCCTGTGACAGGATCTCCACCGATAGATCCTGCCCCTGTCCGGCCTGGAAGCCGAGTCCGAAAAATCCGCCGGGGTCGGTCACGGGATTGCCGAAGTCAAAGTCTCCGCGATAGTTCTCGCCAAGATCTGAGTAACCGGTGATGGCGGTGATCGTGCCCAATCCGGTCTGGAAGTCCAGCTTCATTGACGCGTCCAGAACGTCGCCAAAGGTGACCCCCATCAGATTCGCCCGGTTGGGCTGATAATCGTTGGCGTCGCCACTGTCCACGATACTGTCGTAGATGCCACCCGCCTCGAACTCGTTGTACGCTATGCGGAAGTCAGCGTACAGCCAGTCGCTGGGTTCGACGGTGAGGCGGGCCCGGACGTTGTAGTCTTTATCGACGTAGTCCACTTTCTCGCCCAGAAAATCGTTATCCAGGCGCCCATCGTCCTCTTTGTACAAGCCGGCGAGACGCAGACCCACCTTGTCGCTGATCGGCGCGGTAAAACCTCCCGTCACTTCCACCAGCGATCCTTCGCCGTAGCGCACCTGGGCAAAACCGTTCACTTCCTCCCCGGGCGCGCGAGTGATGATGTTGATGGCGCCGCCGATGGCGTTCCGCCCATACAGGGCGCCCTGTGGGCCTTTGAGCACCTCGATACGCTCGACGTCGAACAGGTTCATCTTGAACTGTTTCTGATTGTTCTGGGGCACGCCGTCGATGATAATGGCCACTGGCGAGTCGGCGTTATTGATTTGGGCCACACCGCGGACGGTGACCAGCGTGTTGAGGTAGGTGAAGCTGTCGTCCAGACCGACGTTGGGTACCAGATTGATGAAGTCCTCGGTGGTGGATATGCCCGCGTCCTGGATGGCCTGGTCCGAAAACGCGGCCACCTGGATGGGCACATCCTGCAGCGACTGTTCGCGGCGCTGGGCAGTGACCATCACCTCCTCCAGCTGCAGGCCACTCTCTGGCTGGGCCAGCGTTGCCGGGGCCCCCATGCTTAGCACCGTCAGTGTCGCCATTGAGTAAGGTAAACCGGTTTTCATCGTGCACTCCCTCCTATATTTTCAGCCATCGTTCCCCAATTCCCCGCCGCGGGCAATGCTGTCAAAGGGTGAGGGTGTTGGGTGAAAAGGGGGATGTCAGGGAATCAGGGCGCGCCGGCGAGCCTCGCGCACGGCTTCGTGACGATCATGTACCTCGAGTTTGCGGAAAATGCTTTTCAGGTGGTGCTTGACAGTCTCCGGGGAAATATCGAGGGTGCGGGCCGCGACTTTGGTAGCGCGGCCCAGGGACATTTCGGCGAGAATATCCAACTCGCGCTGAGTAAACAGCACAGCGGCACCCTCCTGGCGCTGGAAGGCTCGCTCCCAGACGTCGAGGAGACGCTGTGCCGCGGCTAGCGGTCCAGCGTCGCTCCCCACAGTGCCGGAGCTCAGCTCCCGCAGCAGCAGGGGTATCACTGGTCCCTGGTCCATGAATACCTGGGAGGCGCCGGTGTGCCCCGTGATCAGCAGGGCGTCGCGCGTATGTTGCAATGCTTCAGCCTGTCGTTGCAGGGTATGATAGACGCGGGCGTTTGCCAGGTGGGCGGCAGTCGTGGACACCTGCCGGCCTTGGTGTAAGCTGGTTTCGAGAATCCGCTGCGCAAGTGTGCCTGCGTCCCGGATAGCACCCTGTTCCAGCTGGACACCGATCCATGCAAGCCCTGTGTCCAGACGTACTTGCCAGGGCCGGACTGCGTCTGCCGCGGTCATTACATGCTCCGCCTGGGGCAGGGCGGTGGTGGCCAGCTCCTGCGCTTCCCCGGCGCGTCCCAGGGTCGACAGTAGAATGACGCGCGCGGCGGCCGCATGTTGGGCGATATTGGGAAAACCCAGTTCTTGCGCTGGGTGTCCGCATGCTTCCAGCATGGACAGGGCTTTCTCCTTCCCTCCCTCGGCCGCAGCGCAGCGGGCCGCAACGATCATGCGGGCATAGAGAATTTCATACATGGTGCCCGCCCGCGGTGAGGGCAGCCGGTTTATCCGCTGCTGGGAAAGCGCTGTATCGCCCGTTTCATAAGCGATCCAGGCGACCAGGGCGTTGACGGTCTGGGTTAGCATCGCCTGCACCTCTGACAGCCCCTGCAGGGAGTCCGGCAAAATCATGGTAAGAATGTCCATCGCCGCGTCGTAGTTGCCGGCCGCAGTGTCGATCATGGCCTGGTGTAAGAGCCCCCAGGGCCTCTGCCGGTGCAGGCCGGCGTCGGCGTACCAAGCCAGGGTCTCCGCCTGGAGTTTTTCCGCTTCAGCTACCGGCGCCATTCGTTGAGCGGTGATGAGGGACAGCGGTAGCGCCATGGCTAGCGCACGGGGCTCCGTTGCCGCCAGCCGGCGCGCCCTGGCCAATTGCCCTGCCGTGCATTCGGACAGCTCCGGGGAGTCCGCGGCGGGGTGTTCCAGCAGGGCGATAGTGGCATCCGCCCAGGCGATATCTTCCGCAGTGACCGGGTCGGCAGTGTCGAGTTTCTCTCGTAGTGCAGCGAGAGAGGGCATGGCGACAATGGCCTGATCGTTCAGGAGCATCTCGACGATGTGGGTCAGTACGAGCCGGGGGTGCCGCGCGAGTACCTGGTCCGGAATATCCTGCAACATGGTTCTCACCCTGCCAGCCCCTTCGCCGACATTGAGTAACAATCCACCGCCGTCCTCGATAATACGGCAGGCGGTTTCGGGGCTGCCCGCCGCCACCGCCTGTTGCACTGCCGCCAGCGCATTGCCCTGCTGCGCGAGCAAAGCCGCAGCCTGCAAGCGCAGTTCCTGTTCCCGGCCCTTTCCCTCCCGGCGCAGCCGCTCCAGCAGGAATTCCCGGAACAGCGGGTGGATGCGTGCGCCACCTGTGGCGCTATTGTCGAATACCATGATTGGCTGCAGGTAGCGCAGGCCCTGTAACAGGGCATAGGCATCCGGCATTGCGGTGACGCTGGCCACCGTATGTGGATCCACCTTGTCGAAGATGGCGATTGTTTTCAGCAGTCCCCGGACCTGT
It contains:
- a CDS encoding LuxR C-terminal-related transcriptional regulator, with the protein product MAASAGDWLERLKYSPPPLGRGIIQRTPLQTLVGKGIAENAVTLVHAPAGFGKTTLLAQLSVDLVEAGSRVAWLTCGEEDRQPETFASNLAASLSAAGIGSGGSDQSIGSIVRTLEQAGTPEKPAVLIIDEAETIDEGPVVPLLERLGLIIAGSARLLVGARHRPAFVSVQLRLAGRLTVIGPVEMRFLEEDAIKLIGDTLPAGQRDALLTRAEGWPMVLQLACQLLNRDSDVQEEIVTLLSAPDSDIFTYMAEQIFDRLPEQVRGLLKTIAIFDKVDPHTVASVTAMPDAYALLQGLRYLQPIMVFDNSATGGARIHPLFREFLLERLRREGKGREQELRLQAAALLAQQGNALAAVQQAVAAGSPETACRIIEDGGGLLLNVGEGAGRVRTMLQDIPDQVLARHPRLVLTHIVEMLLNDQAIVAMPSLAALREKLDTADPVTAEDIAWADATIALLEHPAADSPELSECTAGQLARARRLAATEPRALAMALPLSLITAQRMAPVAEAEKLQAETLAWYADAGLHRQRPWGLLHQAMIDTAAGNYDAAMDILTMILPDSLQGLSEVQAMLTQTVNALVAWIAYETGDTALSQQRINRLPSPRAGTMYEILYARMIVAARCAAAEGGKEKALSMLEACGHPAQELGFPNIAQHAAAARVILLSTLGRAGEAQELATTALPQAEHVMTAADAVRPWQVRLDTGLAWIGVQLEQGAIRDAGTLAQRILETSLHQGRQVSTTAAHLANARVYHTLQRQAEALQHTRDALLITGHTGASQVFMDQGPVIPLLLRELSSGTVGSDAGPLAAAQRLLDVWERAFQRQEGAAVLFTQRELDILAEMSLGRATKVAARTLDISPETVKHHLKSIFRKLEVHDRHEAVREARRRALIP
- a CDS encoding TonB-dependent receptor, whose translation is MKTGLPYSMATLTVLSMGAPATLAQPESGLQLEEVMVTAQRREQSLQDVPIQVAAFSDQAIQDAGISTTEDFINLVPNVGLDDSFTYLNTLVTVRGVAQINNADSPVAIIIDGVPQNNQKQFKMNLFDVERIEVLKGPQGALYGRNAIGGAINIITRAPGEEVNGFAQVRYGEGSLVEVTGGFTAPISDKVGLRLAGLYKEDDGRLDNDFLGEKVDYVDKDYNVRARLTVEPSDWLYADFRIAYNEFEAGGIYDSIVDSGDANDYQPNRANLMGVTFGDVLDASMKLDFQTGLGTITAITGYSDLGENYRGDFDFGNPVTDPGGFFGLGFQAGQGQDLSVEILSQELRLTSPDENRLRYILGVYGIQKERTLLTRAFIDLNGTLDQIDTTALRLITLSEDNDNFAYAVFGEVSYDINQQLTLSGALRYDRDEREQTDVSTGAEREEDFDAWQPKVTLNWQLAPAKLAYATYSTGFRSGGFNAPTVGMPVFKDEYLDNYEIGFKTAWLNNRLIVNGAAFYTDVDDFQFFFVEGATASQIISNIDEVDIFGVELEMQAVLTEGLQVFAGLGTADSEIKQISVFPGNEGNHTPKTTEWTFNAGFQYRTPLGNGLTGMARMDYEHRGDKHWQVDNLDVQDPLDLISARVGIESSGWSVTLWGRNITDEEYYADYNSMEFSGLPYDIGWRAQPRAVGIEGRVNF